A part of Fundulus heteroclitus isolate FHET01 chromosome 23, MU-UCD_Fhet_4.1, whole genome shotgun sequence genomic DNA contains:
- the gria2b gene encoding glutamate receptor 2b isoform X2 → MGNIVNLFVSILLVLCECAFGGSPSVQIGGLFPRGADQEYSAFRIGMVQFGTSEFRLTPHIDNLEVANSFAVTNCFCSQFSRGVYAIFGFYDKKSVNTITSFCGTLHVSFITPSFPLDGNQQFIIQMRPDIRGPLLSLIEYYKWDKFAYLYDSDRGLTTLQVVLDTAAEKKWQVTAINVGNLKDERKDEAYRSLFQDLENKKERRVILDCEQDKVKDIMEQVITIGRHVKGYHYIIANLGFVDGDLSKIQYGGANVSGFQIVDFDDPLVSKFDQRWEALEEKEYPGADSKIRYTSALTYDAVQVMTEAFRYLHKQRIDFTRRANTGDCLANPAVPWAQGVEIERALKQVRVEGLSGNIQFDQHGKRVNYSVNIMELKSNGPVKIGYWNEVDKMAVTKSDVFTNDTTGMENKTVIVTTILEAPYVMLKKNADLFVDNERYEGYCVDLAAEIAKHCGFKYQLKIVGDGKYGARDAETKIWNGMVGELVYGKADIAVAPLTITLVREEVIDFSKPFMSLGISIMIKKPQKSKPGVFSFLDPLAYEIWMCIVFAYIGVSVVLFLVSRFSPYEWHTEEYEDGQIQTNESTNEFGIFNSLWFSLGAFMRQGCDISPRSLSGRIVGGVWWFFTLIIISSYTANLAAFLTVERMVSPIESAEDLAKQTEIAYGTLDSGSTKEFFRRSKIALFDKMWTYMRSAEPSVFVKTTAEGVQRVRKSKGKYAYLLESTMNEYIEQRKPCDTMKVGGNLDSKGYGIATPKGSSLRTPVNLAVLKLSEQGVLDKLKNKWWYDKGECGAKDSGSKEKTSALSLSNVAGVFYILVGGLGLAMLVALIEFCYKSRAEAKRMKVTFGDAMRNKARLSVTGSTGENGRVMTPEFPKAVHAVPYARPDMGLNVSLTDLS, encoded by the exons TCTGCTCACAGTTCTCAAGAGGAGTCTACGCCATCTTTGGATTCTATGATAAGAAGTCTGTCAACACCATCACGTCGTTCTGCGGCACGCTGCACGTCTCCTTCATAACGCCCAGCTTCCCTCTGGACGGAAATCAGCAGTTCATTATCCAGATGCGGCCTGATATTAGGGGGCCCCTCCTCAGCCTCATCGAGTACTACAAGTGGGACAAGTTTGCCTATCTATATGACAGTGATCGAG GCCTTACAACCCTGCAGGTGGTTCTGGACACAGCGGCAGAGAAAAAGTGGCAGGTGACCGCCATCAATGTGGGAAACCTCAAAGATGAGAGGAAGGACGAAGCTTACCGCTCGCTCTTCCAGGACCTGGAGAACAAGAAAGAGAGGAGGGTgatcctggactgtgaacaggACAAAGTGAAAGACATCATGGAGCAG GTCATCACTATCGGCCGACATGTTAAAGGCTATCACTACATCATTGCTAATCTG GGTTTTGTTGATGGAGACCTTTCCAAAATTCAATACGGTGGAGCCAACGTTTCAGGCTTTCAGATTGTTGACTTCGATGATCCATTGGTTTCAAAGTTTGACCAACGGTGGGAGGCCCTGGAAGAAAAGGAATATCCAGGAGCAGATAGCAAAATAAGG TACACGTCAGCGTTGACCTATGATGCGGTACAGGTGATGACAGAAGCCTTCAGATACCTGCACAAGCAGCGCATTGACTTTACTAGGAGGGCCAACACAGGCGACTGTCTAGCTAATCCCGCTGTGCCTTGGGCTCAGGGAGTGGAGATCGAACGAGCCCTGAAACAG GTCCGCGTGGAAGGCCTTTCTGGAAATATTCAGTTTGATCAACATGGCAAGAGAGTCAATTATTCAGTGAATATAATGGAGTTAAAGAGTAATGGTCCCGTTAAG ATTGGATACTGGAATGAAGTCGACAAAATGGCTGTGACCAAATCAGATGTCTTCACCAATGACACCACGggaatggaaaacaaaacagttattgTCACCACCATCTTg GAAGCTCCGTATGTCATGCTGAAAAAGAACGCTGACCTTTTTGTGGACAATGAGCGCTACGAGGGTTACTGTGTTGATCTGGCTGCAGAGATAGCCAAGCACTGTGGCTTCAAGTACCAGCTGAAAATAGTGGGCGATGGAAAGTACGGAGCCAGAGATGCCGAAACCAAGATCTGGAATGGAATGGTTGGAGAGTTGGTGTATGGG AAAGCAGATATTGCGGTTGCCCCTTTGACCATTACGTTGGTGCGAGAGGAAGTGATTGACTTCTCTAAGCCCTTCATGTCTCTGGGAATCTCCATCATGATCAAGAAGCCTCAGAAATCCAAACCTGGAGTCTTTTCTTTCTTGGACCCGCTGGCTTATGAGATCTGGATGTGCATCGTTTTTGCCTACATCGGCGTCAGCGTGGTGCTGTTTCTTGTCAGCCGCTTCAGCCCCTATGAGTGGCACACTGAGGAGTACGAGGACGGGCAGATCCAGACCAATGAATCGACTAACGAGTTTGGCATATTTAACAGCCTGTGGTTCTCGCTAGGAGCCTTCATGAGACAAGGATGTGACATCTCTCCCAG ATCCCTGTCTGGGCGTATTGTTGGTGGTGTCTGGTGGTTCTTTACTCTAATCATCATCTCCTCCTACACGGCTAACCTGGCTGCCTTTCTGACTGTCGAGAGAATGGTTTCTCCCATTGAAAGTGCGGAGGATCTGGCCAAGCAGACGGAGATAGCATATGGGACTCTGGACTCTGGCTCCACTAAAGAGTTTTTCAGG CGCTCAAAAATTGCCCTCTTTGACAAAATGTGGACCTACATGCGCAGTGCTGAGCCCTCTGTGTTTGTGAAAACCACGGCCGAAGGGGTCCAGAGAGTCCGCAAGTCTAAGGGGAAGTACGCCTACCTGTTGGAGTCCACCATGAACGAATACATCGAGCAGCGAAAGCCGTGCGACACCATGAAGGTGGGAGGTAACCTGGACTCCAAAGGCTACGGGATCGCCACGCCGAAAGGATCCTCATTAAG AACGCCAGTAAACCTTGCAGTATTGAAACTCAGTGAACAAGGCGTCTTAGACAAGCTGAAAAACAAATGGTGGTACGATAAAGGTGAATGTGGAGCCAAGGACTCTGGAAGTAAG GAGAAGACCAGTGCCCTAAGCCTGAGCAACGTGGCTGGGGTCTTCTACATTCTGGTCGGCGGACTCGGTTTGGCCATGCTGGTGGCCTTGATAGAGTTCTGTTACAAGTCCCGAGCCGAGGCGAAACGAATGAAG GTGACCTTTGGGGATGCCATGAGGAATAAAGCAAGACTTTCCGTTACAGGGAGTACTGGGGAGAATGGTCGGGTGATGACTCCAGAGTTTCCCAAAGCTGTCCACGCTGTCCCGTATGCGAGACCTGACATGGGACTAAACGTCAGCCTGACAGATCTATCCTGA
- the gria2b gene encoding glutamate receptor 2b isoform X1 produces the protein MGNIVNLFVSILLVLCECAFGGSPSVQIGGLFPRGADQEYSAFRIGMVQFGTSEFRLTPHIDNLEVANSFAVTNCFCSQFSRGVYAIFGFYDKKSVNTITSFCGTLHVSFITPSFPLDGNQQFIIQMRPDIRGPLLSLIEYYKWDKFAYLYDSDRGLTTLQVVLDTAAEKKWQVTAINVGNLKDERKDEAYRSLFQDLENKKERRVILDCEQDKVKDIMEQVITIGRHVKGYHYIIANLGFVDGDLSKIQYGGANVSGFQIVDFDDPLVSKFDQRWEALEEKEYPGADSKIRYTSALTYDAVQVMTEAFRYLHKQRIDFTRRANTGDCLANPAVPWAQGVEIERALKQVRVEGLSGNIQFDQHGKRVNYSVNIMELKSNGPVKIGYWNEVDKMAVTKSDVFTNDTTGMENKTVIVTTILEAPYVMLKKNADLFVDNERYEGYCVDLAAEIAKHCGFKYQLKIVGDGKYGARDAETKIWNGMVGELVYGKADIAVAPLTITLVREEVIDFSKPFMSLGISIMIKKPQKSKPGVFSFLDPLAYEIWMCIVFAYIGVSVVLFLVSRFSPYEWHTEEYEDGQIQTNESTNEFGIFNSLWFSLGAFMRQGCDISPRSLSGRIVGGVWWFFTLIIISSYTANLAAFLTVERMVSPIESAEDLAKQTEIAYGTLDSGSTKEFFRRSKIALFDKMWTYMRSAEPSVFVKTTAEGVQRVRKSKGKYAYLLESTMNEYIEQRKPCDTMKVGGNLDSKGYGIATPKGSSLRNAVNLAVLKLNEQGLLDKLKNKWWYDKGECGSGGGDSKEKTSALSLSNVAGVFYILVGGLGLAMLVALIEFCYKSRAEAKRMKVTFGDAMRNKARLSVTGSTGENGRVMTPEFPKAVHAVPYARPDMGLNVSLTDLS, from the exons TCTGCTCACAGTTCTCAAGAGGAGTCTACGCCATCTTTGGATTCTATGATAAGAAGTCTGTCAACACCATCACGTCGTTCTGCGGCACGCTGCACGTCTCCTTCATAACGCCCAGCTTCCCTCTGGACGGAAATCAGCAGTTCATTATCCAGATGCGGCCTGATATTAGGGGGCCCCTCCTCAGCCTCATCGAGTACTACAAGTGGGACAAGTTTGCCTATCTATATGACAGTGATCGAG GCCTTACAACCCTGCAGGTGGTTCTGGACACAGCGGCAGAGAAAAAGTGGCAGGTGACCGCCATCAATGTGGGAAACCTCAAAGATGAGAGGAAGGACGAAGCTTACCGCTCGCTCTTCCAGGACCTGGAGAACAAGAAAGAGAGGAGGGTgatcctggactgtgaacaggACAAAGTGAAAGACATCATGGAGCAG GTCATCACTATCGGCCGACATGTTAAAGGCTATCACTACATCATTGCTAATCTG GGTTTTGTTGATGGAGACCTTTCCAAAATTCAATACGGTGGAGCCAACGTTTCAGGCTTTCAGATTGTTGACTTCGATGATCCATTGGTTTCAAAGTTTGACCAACGGTGGGAGGCCCTGGAAGAAAAGGAATATCCAGGAGCAGATAGCAAAATAAGG TACACGTCAGCGTTGACCTATGATGCGGTACAGGTGATGACAGAAGCCTTCAGATACCTGCACAAGCAGCGCATTGACTTTACTAGGAGGGCCAACACAGGCGACTGTCTAGCTAATCCCGCTGTGCCTTGGGCTCAGGGAGTGGAGATCGAACGAGCCCTGAAACAG GTCCGCGTGGAAGGCCTTTCTGGAAATATTCAGTTTGATCAACATGGCAAGAGAGTCAATTATTCAGTGAATATAATGGAGTTAAAGAGTAATGGTCCCGTTAAG ATTGGATACTGGAATGAAGTCGACAAAATGGCTGTGACCAAATCAGATGTCTTCACCAATGACACCACGggaatggaaaacaaaacagttattgTCACCACCATCTTg GAAGCTCCGTATGTCATGCTGAAAAAGAACGCTGACCTTTTTGTGGACAATGAGCGCTACGAGGGTTACTGTGTTGATCTGGCTGCAGAGATAGCCAAGCACTGTGGCTTCAAGTACCAGCTGAAAATAGTGGGCGATGGAAAGTACGGAGCCAGAGATGCCGAAACCAAGATCTGGAATGGAATGGTTGGAGAGTTGGTGTATGGG AAAGCAGATATTGCGGTTGCCCCTTTGACCATTACGTTGGTGCGAGAGGAAGTGATTGACTTCTCTAAGCCCTTCATGTCTCTGGGAATCTCCATCATGATCAAGAAGCCTCAGAAATCCAAACCTGGAGTCTTTTCTTTCTTGGACCCGCTGGCTTATGAGATCTGGATGTGCATCGTTTTTGCCTACATCGGCGTCAGCGTGGTGCTGTTTCTTGTCAGCCGCTTCAGCCCCTATGAGTGGCACACTGAGGAGTACGAGGACGGGCAGATCCAGACCAATGAATCGACTAACGAGTTTGGCATATTTAACAGCCTGTGGTTCTCGCTAGGAGCCTTCATGAGACAAGGATGTGACATCTCTCCCAG ATCCCTGTCTGGGCGTATTGTTGGTGGTGTCTGGTGGTTCTTTACTCTAATCATCATCTCCTCCTACACGGCTAACCTGGCTGCCTTTCTGACTGTCGAGAGAATGGTTTCTCCCATTGAAAGTGCGGAGGATCTGGCCAAGCAGACGGAGATAGCATATGGGACTCTGGACTCTGGCTCCACTAAAGAGTTTTTCAGG CGCTCAAAAATTGCCCTCTTTGACAAAATGTGGACCTACATGCGCAGTGCTGAGCCCTCTGTGTTTGTGAAAACCACGGCCGAAGGGGTCCAGAGAGTCCGCAAGTCTAAGGGGAAGTACGCCTACCTGTTGGAGTCCACCATGAACGAATACATCGAGCAGCGAAAGCCGTGCGACACCATGAAGGTGGGAGGTAACCTGGACTCCAAAGGCTACGGGATCGCCACGCCGAAAGGATCCTCATTAAG AAATGCGGTTAACCTCGCAGTACTAAAACTGAATGAGCAAGGCCTGTTGGacaaattgaaaaacaaatggtGGTACGACAAAGGAGAGTGCGGCAGCGGGGGAGGTGATTCCAAG GAGAAGACCAGTGCCCTAAGCCTGAGCAACGTGGCTGGGGTCTTCTACATTCTGGTCGGCGGACTCGGTTTGGCCATGCTGGTGGCCTTGATAGAGTTCTGTTACAAGTCCCGAGCCGAGGCGAAACGAATGAAG GTGACCTTTGGGGATGCCATGAGGAATAAAGCAAGACTTTCCGTTACAGGGAGTACTGGGGAGAATGGTCGGGTGATGACTCCAGAGTTTCCCAAAGCTGTCCACGCTGTCCCGTATGCGAGACCTGACATGGGACTAAACGTCAGCCTGACAGATCTATCCTGA